One window of Actinomycetota bacterium genomic DNA carries:
- the rpe gene encoding ribulose-phosphate 3-epimerase → MVNKKDKTYELSVSILDADFTHLEDEIRKIEPYADFIQIDVMDGHFVPNISFGIPIVRAIKNITDIPLEAHLMIQEPQRYIKDFIDAGSSCIIIHYESESSIEILNIIKEIKKYGVEVGLAVNPDTPIKNITNFLKNIDLLLVMSVFPGFGGQKFIKKTYERIRKIRRIIDSEDIKVKVEVDGGINLNNAHKLLKAGTDILVVGSAIYKSSDTEEAIKNFSSIEL, encoded by the coding sequence ATGGTTAATAAAAAAGATAAAACATATGAATTGTCAGTTTCAATACTGGATGCAGATTTTACACATTTAGAGGATGAGATCAGAAAAATAGAGCCTTATGCTGATTTTATCCAGATTGATGTAATGGATGGACATTTTGTACCAAATATTTCTTTTGGAATTCCAATTGTTAGAGCAATAAAAAATATTACTGATATTCCTTTAGAAGCTCACTTAATGATCCAAGAACCACAAAGATATATAAAAGATTTTATAGATGCTGGCTCCAGTTGCATAATTATTCATTATGAATCAGAATCATCAATAGAAATATTAAATATTATAAAGGAGATTAAAAAATATGGGGTTGAAGTGGGACTTGCTGTAAATCCTGATACCCCTATAAAAAATATAACTAATTTCCTAAAAAATATTGATCTTCTTCTTGTCATGTCTGTTTTTCCTGGTTTTGGAGGTCAAAAATTTATAAAAAAAACCTATGAAAGGATTAGAAAAATTAGGAGAATAATTGATTCAGAAGACATTAAAGTTAAAGTTGAAGTTGATGGCGGAATAAATTTAAATAATGCTCATAAATTATTAAAAGCCGGAACTGATATTTTAGTAGTTGGGTCAGCAATATATAAATCCAGTGATACAGAAGAAGCTATAAAAAATTTCTCTTCAATTGAATTATAG